In Bos mutus isolate GX-2022 chromosome 2, NWIPB_WYAK_1.1, whole genome shotgun sequence, one DNA window encodes the following:
- the LOC102282051 gene encoding small ribosomal subunit protein uS14 — protein sequence MGHQQLYWSHLREFSRGSCSCQVCSNYHDLIWKYGLNMCQQCFCQ from the coding sequence ATGGGTCACCAGCAGCTCTACTGGAGCCATCTGAGAGAATTCAGCCGGGGTTCTTGCTCCTGCCAAGTATGCTCAAACTATCACGATCTCATCTGGAAATACGGCCTCAATATGTGTCAGCAGTGTTTCTGCCAGTGA